The following coding sequences lie in one Oncorhynchus nerka isolate Pitt River linkage group LG14, Oner_Uvic_2.0, whole genome shotgun sequence genomic window:
- the LOC115123066 gene encoding SR-related and CTD-associated factor 4-like isoform X1, translated as MDSVNAFNLELFAMIDMKPPISRAKMMSVTKSAIKAIKLYKHVVQVVEKFIKKCKPELKVPGLYVVDSIVRQSRHQFGVDKDVYGPRFQKNFTPTFQNLYLCPHDDKSKIIRVLNLWQKNAVFEMDVVQPLLDMATGSFVLAPSPQEDLQAQPPVSSASIAAAQHQAQPPVSIAAAQPTVSSASIAAAQLQPPVSIAAAQHQPPVSIAAAAQHLAQPPVSIAAAAQPPVSIAAALPHLPPQLRNPEALAAVAQLFQSGQGHELQKMLLRFQSGQQTTTLVPNTMADETQTTVPNTVSDQTHSQRVQGQHNTHHPLFNTHHTHPAEQNNSLAKKLLDRFDYDDEPEDVKKEELDSLVPGNVYGGQFPGQTPPKMELQFQGHMMDQPGRQQTPGEGYPGLNKGYNQSQHTAQQNQDQGNPREREDPSGRRDGREGRQRGHGRRSRSRSGSRSPRRKRSRSNSRSRKPRHSSQRSGSRSRESRWNSPRSRSQERKEREKDKDRRQKGLPSIKSQTLSVCTTTLWVGQLDKKTSRQDVMCLLEEFGQIDSINMIPPRGCAYIVMVHRQDAYRALHKLGRGSFKVNQKAIKIAWALNKGIKAPHKKFWDVERGVTYIPWSKVKMEELEGYREGGMLDADTLCPEWGDDVKELTKPAGLNNGGGADAMETEGAATAHVQVTPATGETMTHHRLQGPNETQQGPNETQQGPNETHHRQQGPNETQQGPNETHHRQQGPNETQQGPNETHHRQQGPNETQQGPNETHHRQQGPNETQQGPNETQQGPNETHHRQQGPNEIHHRQQGPNETQQGPNETHHRQQGPNETQQGPNETHHRQQGPNETHHRQQGPNEIHHRQQGPNETHHRQQGPNETQQGPNETHHRQQGPNETHHRQQGPNETHHRQQGPNETHHRHQGPNETHHRQQGPNETHHRQQGPNETHYRQQGPNETHHRQQGPNETHHRQQGPNETQQGPNETHHRQQGPNETQQGPNETHHRQQGPNETHHRQQGPNEIHHRQQGPNETHHRQQGPNETQQGPNETQHRQQGPNETHHRQQGPNETHHRQQGPNETHHRHQGPNETHHRQQGPNETHHRQQGPNETHYRQQGPNETHHRQQGPNETHHRQQGPNETHHRQQGPNETHHRHQGPNETHHRYQGPNETHHRQQGPNETHHRQQGPNETHYRQQGPNETHHRQQGPNETHHRQQGPNETHHRQQGPNETHHRQQGPNETHHRQQGPNETHHRQQGPNETPFCVFYLTIS; from the exons ATGGATTCCGTCAACGCTTTCAACTTGGAG TTATTCGCCATGATTGACATGAAGCCTCCAATATCACGAGCAAAGATGATGTCAGTCACTAAATCAGCAATAAAGGCTATCAAG CTATACAAGCATGTCGTCCAGGTTGTGGAGAAGTTCATCAAGAAG TGCAAGCCAGAGCTGAAGGTTCCTGGCCTATACGTGGTGGATTCCATAGTCCGACAGTCCCGACACCAGTTTGGAGTGGACAAGGACGTCTATGGACCAAGGTTCCAAAAGAACTTCACCCCGACCTTCCAGAACCTCTACCTCTGTCCACACGATGACAAG agTAAGATCATCCGTGTTCTCAACCTGTGGCAGAAGAACGCTGTGTTTGAGATGGATGTCGTCCAGCCCCTGTTGGACATGGCTACTGGCTCTTTCGTCCTTGCTCCCTCCCCCCAGGAGGACCTCCAGGCCCAGCCCCCAGTCTCCAGTGCCTCTATTGCAGCAGCCCAGCACCAGGCCCAGCCCCCAGTCTCCATAGCAGCAGCCCAGCCCACAGTCTCCAGTGCCTCTATTGCAGCAGCCCAGCTCCAGCCCCCTGTCTCCATAGCAGCAGCCCAGCACCAGCCCCCTGTCTCCATAGCAGCAGCAGCCCAGCACCTGGCCCAGCCCCCTGTCTCCATAGCAGCAGCAGCCCAGCCCCCTGTCTCCATAGCAGCAGCCCTGCCCCACCTCCCACCACAGCTTCGGAACCCTGAGGCTCTGGCGGCTGTGGCTCAGCTCTTCCAGTCTGGACAGGGACACGAG CTTCAGAAGATGCTTCTGAGGTTCCAGTCAGGGCAGCAGACCACCACTCTGGTTCCCAACACCATGGCGGACGAGACTCAAACTACGGTTCCCAACACCGTGTCTGACCAGACCCACTCGCAGAGGGTCCAAGGCCAGCATAACACACACCATCCACTgttcaacacacaccacacacaccctgcagagcAGAATAACTCACTAGCTAAG AAACTCCTGGACCGTTTTGATTACGACGACGAACCAGAAGACGTGAAGAAAGAGGAATTGGATTCCCTTGTTCCGGGAAACGTTTACGGTGGCCAGTTTCCTGGACAAACGCCGCCCAAAATGGAGCTGCAATTTCAGGGTCATATGATGGACCAGCCTGGGAGGCAGCAGACACCTGGTGAAGGATACCCTGGTCTGAACAAGGGCTACAACCAGAGCCAGCACACTGCCCAGCAGAACCAGGACCAGGgaaaccccagagagagagaagatccgTCTGGGAGGAGGGATGGGCGGGAGGGGAGGCAGCGCGGCCACGGCAGGAGGTCACGCTCCAGGTCTGGCTCTCG ATCTCCCAGGAGAAAGAGATCCAGGTCCAACTCTCGCTCCCGGAAGCCCCGACACTCCTCCCAGCGCTCCGGGTCCCGTTCCAGGGAGAGTCGCTGGAACTCCCCTCGCTCCCGCTcgcaggagaggaaggagagagagaaggacaaagaCCGTAGACAGAAAGGTCTGCCCAGCATCAAGAGCCAGACACTCAGTG TTTGCACCACGACTCTGTGGGTGGGCCAGCTGGACAAGAAGACTTCTCGGCAGGACGTCATGTGTTTACTAGAGGAGTTTGGGCAGATTGACTCCATTAAT atGATACCTCCTCGTGGATGTGCCTACATAGTGATGGTCCACAGGCAGGATGCCTACCGAGCTCTACACAAACTCGGCAGAGGATCCTTCAAGGTCAACCAGAAGGCCATCAAG ATTGCGTGGGCCTTGAACAAGGGTATAAAGGCGCCCCATAAGAAGTTCTGGGACGTGGAGCGAGGCGTCACCTACATCCCCTGGAGCAAGGTGAAGATGGAGGAGCTGGAGGGCTACAGAGAGGGAGGCATGCTGGACGCAGACACACTCTGTCCAG AATGGGGAGATGACGTGAAGGAGCTGACTAAACCAGCAGGACTGAACAACGGAGGAGGAGCGGATGCCATGGAAACCGAGGGAGCTGCCACCGCCCACGTACAGGTAACACCCGCTACAGGGGAGACGATGACACACCACAGACTGCAGGGTCCCAATGAAACACAGCAGGGTCCCAATGAAACACAGCAGGGTCCCAATGAAACACACCACAGACAGCAGGGTCCCAATGAAACACAGCAGGGTCCCAATGAAACACACCACAGACAGCAGGGTCCCAATGAAACACAGCAGGGTCCCAATGAAACACACCACAGACAGCAGGGTCCCAATGAAACACAGCAGGGTCCCAATGAAACACACCACAGACAGCAGGGTCCCAATGAAACACAGCAGGGTCCCAATGAAACACAGCAGGGTCCCAATGAAACACACCACAGACAGCAGGGTCCAAATGAAATACACCACAGACAGCAGGGTCCCAATGAAACACAGCAGGGTCCCAATGAAACACACCACAGACAGCAGGGTCCCAATGAAACACAGCAGGGTCCCAATGAAACACACCACAGACAGCAGGGTCCCAATGAAACACACCACAGACAGCAGGGACCCAATGAAATACACCACAGACAGCAGGGACCCAATGAAACACACCACAGACAGCAGGGTCCCAATGAAACACAGCAGGGTCCCAATGAAACGCACCACAGACAGCAGGGTCCCAATGAAACGCACCACAGACAGCAGGGTCCCAATGAAACACACCACAGACAGCAGGGTCCCAATGAAACGCACCACAGACACCAGGGTCCCAATGAAACGCACCACAGACAGCAGGGTCCCAATGAAACGCACCACAGACAGCAGGGACCCAATGaaacacactacagacagcagGGTCCCAATGAAACACACCACAGACAGCAGGGTCCCAATGAAACACACCACAGACAGCAGGGTCCCAATGAAACACAGCAGGGTCCCAATGAAACACACCACAGACAGCAGGGTCCCAATGAAACACAGCAGGGTCCCAATGAAACACACCACAGACAGCAGGGTCCCAATGAAACACACCACAGACAGCAGGGACCCAATGAAATACACCACAGACAGCAGGGACCCAATGAAACACACCACAGACAGCAGGGTCCCAATGAAACACAGCAGGGTCCCAATGAAACACAGCACAGACAGCAGGGACCCAATGAAACGCACCACAGACAGCAGGGTCCCAATGAAACGCACCACAGACAGCAGGGTCCCAATGAAACGCACCACAGACACCAGGGTCCCAATGAAACGCACCACAGACAGCAGGGTCCCAATGAAACGCACCACAGACAGCAGGGACCCAATGaaacacactacagacagcagGGTCCCAATGAAACACACCACAGACAGCAGGGTCCCAATGAAACACACCACAGACAGCAGGGTCCCAATGAAACACACCACAGACAGCAGGGTCCCAATGAAACGCACCACAGACACCAGGGTCCCAATGAAACGCACCACAGATACCAGGGTCCCAATGAAACGCACCACAGACAGCAGGGTCCCAATGAAACGCACCACAGACAGCAGGGACCCAATGaaacacactacagacagcagGGTCCCAATGAAACACACCACAGACAGCAGGGTCCCAATGAAACACACCACAGACAGCAGGGTCCCAATGAAACACACCACAGACAGCAGGGTCCCAATGAAACACACCACAGACAGCAGGGTCCCAATGAAACACACCACAGACAGCAGGGTCCCAATGAAACACACCACAGACAGCAGGGTCCCAATGAAACACCATTCTGTGTGTTCTACCTCACCATCTCATAG